The sequence below is a genomic window from Nostoc flagelliforme CCNUN1.
AGTTATGCAGATAGGCGATCGCAACAGGGTCAAAAAAGCAATAAAATCCCCTCCAGAGTCAAAACAGGAGTGGTTTATGCTAAATGAAATAATTACGATTTATGCTACAGCGGTTATCGATTTGATGAGAACACCAAAGTCCTTACTCTAAAATCATTTCAGCAAAGTTTTTGTATCTCACTCAACTGCACACCCCTATATCACTAGACTACCAATTGCGGGATAACTCACGATGAAAAAATCTTATGTTGCTAGTGCATTTTTGACATTCAGAGATTCTCAAGTCTTGGCATTAGTTGACTTTAAACAGAATAAAACACTGACTATAGACAACAAATATTGGTTGACTATCCTAGAAATTTTTATCCATGAACAATCATTGGAGGAAGCTTACCAGAAATTCGAGGAAACCAATTCTACAAAAATTTCAGAGAAACAACTGAAGCAGTGTACAAAAGTTCGCAGTGATTCTGATGATTTAGTAGTTATGTTAGCCAATAAATCATTGAAAGTTCTTAAAAAAGGATTAATGAGTCTACTTAATCCAGAGTATACTATCGATTTAACGGCTATTAGTCAAGAAAATTTTCAGGTAATTACTTGCCTATTTAACCCGGAAAATTTTTCTGCACATGAACCTGAAATTAACAGTTTTGAAACTTTTAGACAATCATCAGAATATCTAGAGACATTAGGTTTGCTCTCGCCAGCGATAAATACTATAGATTGGGGGGATTTAAGACGAAGATTTCCCTTATGTAATTTGTTCGGGTTTACCAGAGGTATTCCTATTGATCGATATTATTTGGATAAATTTATTAGTGAGATTCGACCCCAAGTTGCAGGAACTGTATTGGAAGTAGGCGGAGTCTTACAAAATCGAGAATTTTATCAGTTTTCTAAGGCAACTGAATATCATACCCTCGATATAGCAGCAAATCCTGGCGTTACGCAGGTTGGAGATGTACATGATCGAGCGATGTTTAAACCAGACTCTCTAGATACAGTAGTAATCT
It includes:
- a CDS encoding methyltransferase domain-containing protein, giving the protein MKKSYVASAFLTFRDSQVLALVDFKQNKTLTIDNKYWLTILEIFIHEQSLEEAYQKFEETNSTKISEKQLKQCTKVRSDSDDLVVMLANKSLKVLKKGLMSLLNPEYTIDLTAISQENFQVITCLFNPENFSAHEPEINSFETFRQSSEYLETLGLLSPAINTIDWGDLRRRFPLCNLFGFTRGIPIDRYYLDKFISEIRPQVAGTVLEVGGVLQNREFYQFSKATEYHTLDIAANPGVTQVGDVHDRAMFKPDSLDTVVIFNVLEHCHNPWVVVENIYIWLKVGGKCFCMVPSAQRLHDFPGDYWRPLPDGMQQLFQNFCHQKLYVYGNPLTVVASFMGISAKELSTDELDNFHPDYPVTTCIVAMK